Proteins co-encoded in one Leucobacter exalbidus genomic window:
- a CDS encoding DUF6704 family protein — MSTQHEEPGHGDSPAAWTAVVVMLVGVAAGTVFFFLHNPTMVWVSAGIVALGWILGGILSKVGYGVNGPKFSPKSHD, encoded by the coding sequence ATGAGTACCCAGCACGAAGAACCTGGTCACGGCGATTCGCCTGCCGCATGGACGGCAGTCGTGGTGATGCTTGTTGGCGTTGCCGCAGGCACCGTATTCTTCTTCCTGCATAACCCCACCATGGTGTGGGTTTCGGCGGGCATCGTAGCACTTGGTTGGATCCTTGGCGGGATCCTGTCGAAGGTAGGCTACGGGGTCAACGGACCCAAGTTCAGCCCGAAGTCTCACGACTAA
- a CDS encoding Trp biosynthesis-associated membrane protein, whose amino-acid sequence MRAKPLTLGLLAIAGAVALGAGSQPWVTFSLEAGSTEQSTGHDLNAALSPIALAIIAAALALTIAGPIFRRVLGVLITGLGVGATALAFGVVADPAAATATRVTELTGLAGHAGMDAIVGEALTVWPWVTIVAGVISALAGLFVVVTSGRWASAGRKYDTSAAQQPTGPRDRISDWEALSAGEDPTEGTDPEPEVDSTPGDARA is encoded by the coding sequence ATGCGCGCTAAGCCACTCACCCTCGGGCTACTCGCGATCGCTGGTGCCGTCGCGCTCGGCGCCGGGTCACAGCCGTGGGTCACCTTTAGTCTCGAGGCCGGATCAACCGAGCAGTCAACGGGCCACGACCTGAACGCCGCGCTGTCACCCATTGCGCTCGCGATCATCGCGGCAGCGCTCGCTCTGACGATTGCCGGCCCGATCTTTCGCCGGGTGCTCGGCGTGCTCATCACCGGGCTGGGGGTGGGCGCCACGGCGCTCGCTTTCGGCGTGGTCGCTGACCCCGCTGCCGCTACCGCCACGCGCGTCACCGAGCTCACGGGCCTGGCCGGGCACGCGGGCATGGACGCGATCGTCGGCGAAGCGCTGACCGTGTGGCCGTGGGTCACGATCGTGGCGGGCGTGATCTCGGCGCTTGCTGGCCTGTTCGTCGTCGTGACGAGCGGGCGCTGGGCTTCGGCCGGCCGCAAGTACGACACCTCGGCAGCACAGCAGCCCACGGGCCCCCGCGACCGCATCTCAGACTGGGAGGCGCTGTCAGCGGGGGAAGACCCGACCGAGGGCACCGATCCGGAGCCCGAAGTCGATTCCACGCCGGGCGACGCCCGCGCGTAA
- a CDS encoding anthranilate synthase component I: MTLTTTRAAFDAARATNAVIPVCREVFADADTPVSIYRKVAASRPGTFLLESAEQGGVWTRFSFVGAGSFGVLGERDGQAHWAPAAGRGVDAERLLPGGVDQLAPVAALHAVYERWRTPEVPGLPPLASGFVGYLGWETVRQFERLEHAPQVASGLPTQSLSFVSELVVIDHREGSVVLLANVLNDGALADGAQSPSADDQWADAQQRLDALQASLAQAAPSPLGTLDRSAVPVPDRLTSTPEFIEATLKAKQYIVDGDIFQVVPSQRFDLPCSADPLDVYRVLRHLNPSPYLYLLQLEDAAGVPFSVVGSSPEALVTVQTDGHVMTHPIAGSRPRGATTPEDQRHERELLADEKERAEHLMLVDLSRNDLLRVCEPGSVEVTEFMRIERFSHIMHIVSTVEGRTRPGENPVDVFRATFPAGTLSGAPKPRALQIIDELEPVQRGVYGGVVGYFGLGGAADLAIAIRTATIKDGIAMVQAGAGIVADSVPESEDAECQSKAAAPLRAVAIANSLMPAQNQTDQEPADAR; encoded by the coding sequence GTGACTCTGACGACGACGCGTGCGGCCTTCGACGCCGCGCGAGCGACCAACGCTGTGATTCCGGTCTGCCGAGAGGTGTTTGCTGACGCAGACACCCCGGTGAGCATCTACCGAAAGGTCGCTGCTTCGCGGCCCGGAACGTTTTTGCTCGAATCTGCCGAGCAGGGCGGGGTATGGACGCGCTTTAGCTTTGTGGGCGCGGGCAGCTTCGGCGTGCTGGGCGAGCGCGACGGCCAGGCCCACTGGGCTCCCGCTGCCGGGCGCGGGGTCGATGCCGAGCGGCTGCTGCCGGGCGGCGTCGACCAGCTCGCCCCCGTGGCGGCCCTGCACGCCGTCTACGAGCGCTGGCGCACCCCCGAGGTGCCCGGCCTGCCGCCCCTCGCGAGCGGCTTCGTTGGCTACCTCGGGTGGGAGACCGTGCGCCAGTTCGAGCGCCTCGAACATGCCCCCCAGGTCGCTTCGGGGCTGCCCACGCAGTCGCTGAGCTTCGTGTCTGAGTTGGTGGTCATCGACCACCGCGAGGGCAGCGTGGTGCTGCTCGCCAACGTGCTCAACGACGGGGCGTTGGCTGACGGCGCGCAGAGCCCGTCGGCCGATGACCAGTGGGCCGATGCGCAGCAGCGGCTCGATGCGCTGCAGGCGTCGCTGGCCCAGGCGGCGCCGTCGCCGTTGGGTACGCTCGATCGATCGGCGGTGCCGGTTCCGGATCGCCTGACGTCAACGCCCGAATTCATTGAAGCGACGCTGAAGGCCAAGCAGTACATCGTCGACGGTGATATTTTCCAGGTGGTGCCCTCGCAGCGGTTCGACCTGCCGTGCAGCGCTGACCCGCTCGATGTCTATCGGGTGCTGCGCCACTTGAACCCGAGCCCCTACCTGTACCTGTTGCAGCTCGAGGATGCCGCCGGCGTGCCGTTCTCGGTGGTTGGGTCAAGCCCCGAAGCACTGGTGACCGTGCAGACCGATGGCCACGTGATGACGCATCCGATTGCCGGATCGCGGCCGCGCGGGGCCACCACCCCCGAGGATCAGCGCCACGAACGCGAACTGCTGGCCGACGAGAAAGAGCGCGCCGAGCACCTGATGCTCGTCGATCTTTCGCGCAATGATCTGTTGCGCGTGTGCGAACCCGGCAGCGTTGAGGTGACCGAGTTCATGCGCATCGAACGCTTCAGCCACATCATGCACATCGTGTCGACGGTGGAGGGGCGTACACGCCCGGGCGAGAACCCGGTCGACGTGTTTCGTGCCACCTTCCCCGCGGGCACCCTGTCGGGCGCCCCGAAGCCGCGCGCACTGCAGATCATTGACGAACTCGAACCCGTGCAGCGTGGGGTCTACGGCGGAGTCGTGGGCTACTTTGGCCTGGGCGGCGCAGCCGACCTCGCCATCGCGATTCGTACCGCCACCATCAAGGACGGCATCGCGATGGTACAGGCTGGCGCCGGGATCGTCGCCGACTCAGTGCCCGAAAGCGAAGACGCCGAGTGCCAGAGCAAAGCGGCAGCCCCGCTGCGCGCCGTCGCCATCGCGAACTCGCTGATGCCCGCACAGAACCAGACCGACCAGGAGCCTGCTGATGCGCGCTAA
- the hisI gene encoding phosphoribosyl-AMP cyclohydrolase translates to MSDVTDIPAEIVFGDNGLLPAIIQDDESHDVLMLAWMDREAVRRTLTTGRVTFWSRSRQEYWRKGDTSGHRQYVRGVAMDCDGDTLVVRVIQVGAACHTGTRTCFTDREIAAVIGNPEGDAPHA, encoded by the coding sequence ATGAGCGACGTCACCGATATTCCCGCAGAGATCGTCTTCGGTGATAACGGGCTATTGCCCGCCATCATCCAAGACGACGAGAGCCACGATGTACTGATGCTCGCGTGGATGGACCGTGAGGCCGTGCGCCGCACGCTCACCACCGGGCGCGTGACGTTCTGGTCACGCTCGCGGCAGGAATACTGGCGCAAGGGCGATACCTCAGGTCATCGCCAGTACGTGCGCGGCGTCGCGATGGACTGTGACGGTGACACCTTGGTCGTGCGTGTGATTCAGGTGGGTGCGGCGTGCCACACGGGCACTCGCACCTGCTTCACCGATCGCGAGATCGCCGCGGTGATCGGCAACCCTGAGGGCGACGCGCCTCACGCATAG
- the hisF gene encoding imidazole glycerol phosphate synthase subunit HisF — protein MTIATRVIPCLDVAAGRVVKGVNFLNLRDAGDPVELAARYAQQGADELTFLDVTATVDDRSTTYDVVSRTAEQVFIPLTVGGGVRSAEDVARLLGVGADKVGINSGAIARPDVIGEIADRFGAQVVVLSLDVKRSDRMPSGFVVTTHGGKRETDLDALVWCREAVERGAGELLVNSMDADGTLAGFDLELTRLVREIAQVPVIASGGAGKLEHFAPAVEAGADAVLAASVFHDGTFTIGQVKQALAEAGHTVRLTDTAVEGTA, from the coding sequence ATGACCATCGCCACCAGAGTGATCCCGTGCCTTGACGTTGCGGCAGGCCGCGTCGTCAAGGGAGTGAATTTCTTGAACCTGCGTGATGCGGGTGACCCCGTCGAGCTCGCCGCGCGGTATGCGCAGCAGGGCGCCGACGAACTGACCTTTCTTGATGTCACCGCGACGGTCGACGACCGCTCAACCACGTACGACGTGGTGAGCCGCACGGCCGAGCAGGTATTCATCCCGCTGACCGTGGGCGGGGGAGTACGCTCAGCTGAAGACGTGGCTCGCCTGCTGGGCGTGGGCGCAGACAAAGTGGGTATCAACAGCGGTGCCATCGCCCGCCCCGATGTGATCGGCGAGATCGCAGACCGGTTCGGGGCACAGGTGGTGGTGCTGTCACTCGATGTGAAGCGCAGCGATCGCATGCCGAGCGGGTTCGTTGTGACCACCCACGGTGGCAAGCGCGAAACCGACCTCGACGCGCTCGTGTGGTGCCGTGAGGCGGTCGAGCGTGGGGCCGGTGAGCTGCTGGTGAACTCGATGGACGCTGACGGCACTCTCGCCGGTTTCGACCTCGAGCTCACGCGGCTCGTGCGCGAAATCGCTCAGGTGCCGGTGATCGCCTCGGGCGGCGCCGGCAAGCTCGAGCACTTTGCCCCCGCCGTTGAGGCTGGCGCAGATGCCGTGCTCGCCGCATCGGTGTTCCACGACGGCACGTTCACGATTGGTCAGGTGAAGCAGGCACTCGCCGAAGCTGGCCACACCGTGCGCCTCACCGATACCGCTGTAGAGGGCACCGCATGA
- the hisG gene encoding ATP phosphoribosyltransferase: protein MLRIAVPNKGSLSEIASEMLTEAGYSGRRDSRKLVHADVRNDVEFFYLRPRDIATYVGSGALDVGITGRDLLLDSHSGATEISALEFADSTFRFASPADGDVKELADLHGKRVATSYPQLVDDFLQERGVVATLVKLDGAVESAVQLGVADAVADVVSTGATLRAAGLEIFGPVILESTAILIGGPTQHPGVDRLLRRLRGVLVARKYVILDYDLPLDRLDEASQVAGGIESPTVSPLKDPNWVAVRVMVSSDEANEVMDKLYDLGAKAILVTAIHAARL, encoded by the coding sequence ATGCTCCGCATCGCCGTCCCAAACAAGGGATCGCTGTCTGAAATTGCTTCTGAGATGCTGACGGAGGCCGGTTACTCCGGTCGTCGCGACAGCCGCAAGCTTGTGCACGCAGACGTTCGCAACGACGTTGAGTTTTTCTACCTGCGTCCCCGCGATATTGCCACCTACGTGGGCTCTGGTGCCCTCGACGTGGGAATCACCGGCCGCGATCTGCTGCTCGATTCACACTCGGGTGCCACCGAGATTTCGGCGCTTGAATTCGCAGACTCCACCTTCCGTTTCGCTTCACCCGCTGACGGTGACGTGAAGGAGCTCGCTGACCTGCACGGCAAGCGCGTGGCCACGAGCTACCCGCAGCTGGTGGACGACTTCTTGCAGGAACGCGGCGTAGTGGCCACGCTCGTCAAGCTAGATGGCGCCGTTGAGTCTGCCGTGCAGCTGGGCGTCGCTGACGCCGTGGCTGATGTGGTGTCGACCGGTGCGACGCTGCGTGCTGCCGGGCTTGAAATCTTTGGCCCCGTGATTCTCGAATCGACCGCGATCTTGATCGGTGGCCCCACCCAGCACCCCGGCGTTGACCGTCTGCTGCGCCGCCTGCGCGGTGTGCTCGTCGCCCGCAAGTACGTCATCCTTGACTACGATTTGCCGCTGGATCGCCTCGACGAGGCCAGCCAGGTGGCCGGTGGCATCGAGTCGCCGACCGTATCGCCGCTGAAGGACCCCAACTGGGTGGCTGTGCGCGTGATGGTCAGCTCAGATGAAGCGAACGAAGTGATGGACAAGCTGTACGACCTCGGCGCGAAGGCTATTCTCGTGACCGCGATCCACGCTGCGCGTCTGTAA
- a CDS encoding phosphoribosyl-ATP diphosphatase: protein MKTFETLFAELSEKAASRPEGSDTVARLDAGVHAIGKKIVEEAAEVWMAAEHESDAACAEEMSQLLYHIQVMMLAKGLTLEDVYSHL, encoded by the coding sequence GTGAAGACGTTCGAAACGCTGTTTGCAGAGCTGAGCGAGAAGGCGGCTAGCCGCCCCGAGGGTAGCGACACTGTCGCGCGACTCGACGCGGGCGTACACGCGATCGGTAAGAAGATCGTAGAGGAAGCCGCCGAAGTATGGATGGCTGCCGAGCACGAATCTGATGCTGCTTGCGCTGAAGAGATGAGCCAGCTGCTCTACCACATTCAGGTCATGATGCTCGCTAAGGGCTTGACCCTCGAGGACGTTTACTCGCATCTCTAG
- the rpe gene encoding ribulose-phosphate 3-epimerase, whose protein sequence is MNEQRINPSILSADFVNLEAELQAIATADYVHVDVMDNHFVPNLTMGPPIVSRIQAVSPVPLDMHLMISDADRWAPGYAEMGAFSVTFHAEAAQDPVRLARQLRDMGARAGLALKPGTDPEPYLELLPEFDQVLVMTVEPGFGGQSFMPDMMPKLRRFAEAKARLGLDVWLQVDGGITVDTIGIAAEAGADTFVAGSAVYGGVPEARIADLRVAAAAHVHGAGAAHGRVEA, encoded by the coding sequence GTGAATGAGCAGCGTATAAACCCGAGCATTCTGTCAGCAGATTTTGTCAATCTCGAAGCCGAGCTACAGGCAATTGCCACCGCCGATTATGTACACGTTGATGTGATGGATAACCATTTCGTGCCCAACCTCACGATGGGCCCGCCCATTGTGTCGCGCATCCAAGCGGTATCGCCGGTGCCACTCGACATGCACCTGATGATCTCTGACGCTGATCGGTGGGCTCCGGGCTACGCCGAGATGGGGGCCTTCTCGGTCACCTTCCATGCGGAGGCTGCACAGGATCCGGTGCGACTCGCCCGGCAGCTGCGCGACATGGGAGCCCGTGCCGGCCTGGCCTTGAAGCCCGGCACCGACCCCGAGCCCTACCTCGAGCTGCTCCCCGAATTCGACCAGGTACTGGTGATGACCGTTGAGCCCGGGTTTGGTGGCCAATCATTTATGCCCGACATGATGCCCAAGCTGCGCCGGTTCGCCGAAGCGAAAGCACGCCTGGGTCTTGACGTCTGGCTGCAGGTTGACGGCGGTATTACCGTTGACACCATTGGCATCGCGGCAGAGGCGGGTGCCGACACCTTTGTCGCCGGATCAGCGGTCTACGGCGGTGTGCCCGAGGCGCGTATTGCCGACCTGCGCGTGGCCGCTGCGGCCCACGTGCACGGTGCGGGAGCTGCACACGGTAGGGTAGAAGCGTGA
- a CDS encoding RsmB/NOP family class I SAM-dependent RNA methyltransferase: MSEYNGRNAENRQSGDRGGASRGAGNRSGGPRGPQRGPKVSPARLAAYDVMRDVTDREAYANLALPARIREAGIDHRDTALVTELVAGSLRMRGRYDRIIEIASGRDTEHIDARTLNVLRLGVHQLLGMRTASHAAVNESVELQRLVASPNGAGFVNGVLRAIGRTTPEEWDERIAETAKSKDDALAAQTSHPTWVLRALRASLKAEGRDAELVELLEADNVAPRVNLALLPGFDEELIEDVESGSFEAITFEGPSPIGFMMHGGDPARAIEAAQVHEGALRVQDQGSQLAALALTRARPVQAGERWLDLCSGPGGKSALLGAEARLAGATVRANEVAPHRAELVRNAVEAVASTVNVVSFDGREEGAYDGQQYDRILVDAPCSGLGALRRRPEARWRKTPGDLPDLTQLQGELLDAAVAHLAVGGVLAYVTCSPHLAETRVSVERLLGRHADLKELDAREVVTSIARGPIDLAGDQLSVQLWPHRHGTDAMFIALFTKTEESAS, from the coding sequence GTGAGCGAATACAACGGACGCAACGCCGAAAACCGTCAGTCGGGTGACCGAGGCGGTGCCAGCCGTGGCGCAGGCAATCGCTCGGGCGGCCCACGCGGTCCCCAGCGCGGCCCGAAGGTATCGCCGGCGCGGCTTGCCGCCTACGACGTGATGCGTGACGTCACCGACCGCGAGGCCTACGCCAACCTGGCACTGCCCGCCCGCATTCGAGAGGCAGGGATCGATCACCGAGACACTGCACTGGTGACTGAGCTCGTGGCCGGATCCTTGCGCATGCGCGGCCGCTACGACCGCATCATCGAGATTGCGTCGGGCCGCGACACCGAACACATCGATGCGCGCACCCTCAACGTGCTGCGTCTCGGGGTGCATCAGCTGCTCGGCATGCGCACCGCGTCGCACGCCGCCGTCAACGAAAGCGTCGAGTTGCAGCGCCTCGTGGCCAGTCCCAACGGCGCCGGCTTCGTGAACGGGGTGCTGCGCGCGATTGGCCGCACCACCCCCGAAGAGTGGGATGAGCGCATCGCCGAGACCGCCAAGTCGAAGGATGATGCGCTTGCTGCGCAGACGTCTCACCCCACGTGGGTGCTGCGTGCGCTGCGTGCCTCTTTGAAGGCCGAGGGGCGCGACGCAGAGCTTGTCGAACTGCTCGAAGCTGACAACGTCGCTCCGCGCGTGAACCTGGCTTTGCTGCCCGGGTTTGATGAAGAGCTGATCGAAGATGTTGAAAGCGGCAGCTTCGAGGCGATCACGTTTGAGGGGCCCTCGCCCATCGGCTTCATGATGCACGGCGGGGATCCGGCGCGTGCGATCGAAGCGGCTCAGGTGCACGAGGGTGCGCTGCGGGTGCAAGATCAGGGGTCACAGCTTGCGGCTCTCGCGCTCACCCGCGCCCGCCCGGTGCAGGCCGGTGAACGCTGGCTCGATTTGTGCTCGGGCCCGGGCGGCAAGAGTGCGCTGCTGGGCGCTGAGGCTCGCCTCGCCGGGGCTACCGTGCGTGCCAATGAAGTGGCGCCCCACCGCGCCGAACTCGTGCGCAACGCGGTTGAAGCGGTGGCCAGCACAGTTAACGTGGTGTCATTTGATGGCCGTGAAGAGGGTGCCTATGACGGTCAGCAGTACGACCGCATTCTCGTCGACGCGCCGTGCTCAGGTCTGGGGGCGCTGCGCCGCAGGCCCGAAGCCCGGTGGCGTAAGACGCCCGGTGATCTGCCCGATCTGACGCAGTTGCAGGGCGAACTGCTGGATGCCGCGGTGGCGCACCTCGCGGTGGGGGGCGTGCTTGCGTACGTCACCTGCTCACCGCACCTGGCCGAAACTCGGGTGAGCGTCGAACGTCTGCTCGGCCGCCACGCCGACCTGAAAGAACTCGATGCTCGTGAGGTGGTGACTAGCATCGCCCGCGGCCCGATCGATCTCGCGGGCGACCAGCTCAGCGTGCAGCTGTGGCCGCACCGCCACGGGACCGATGCCATGTTCATCGCGCTGTTCACGAAGACCGAAGAGTCGGCGAGCTAA
- a CDS encoding methionyl-tRNA formyltransferase yields the protein MRIIFAGTPEFAVPSLRALVARGHEVAGVITREDAPLGRKRVLTPSPVADAAAELGLPVLKANKLDDAALAWARDLQADLGVIVAYGGLVREPLLSEPTHGWINLHFSDLPRWRGAAPVQRALAAGEQTLSVTAFRLVAALDAGDVLSRDTHDFAPGTTAGAALTTLSEFGTGALMAAIDAIAADPAAGEPQVGETSYAHKLTREDGKLDLTTPTSAVLAQWAGMTPEPGAYALHEDAALKLHELRPLAQPADTDDAAGAAVAVAPGTVTLVGGTVVLQLCDGTLELVRVQPAGKPAMAAADWLRGRGGNTVIS from the coding sequence ATGCGGATAATTTTTGCCGGAACTCCAGAGTTCGCCGTGCCCAGCCTGCGCGCGCTCGTCGCGCGTGGCCATGAGGTCGCTGGCGTCATCACACGCGAAGACGCTCCCCTCGGGCGCAAACGCGTGCTCACCCCCTCACCCGTCGCTGATGCGGCCGCCGAACTCGGGCTCCCCGTGCTGAAGGCGAACAAGCTTGACGATGCTGCGCTCGCTTGGGCGCGTGACCTGCAGGCCGATCTCGGCGTGATCGTGGCCTACGGCGGGCTCGTGCGCGAACCGCTGTTGAGCGAACCCACGCACGGGTGGATCAACCTGCACTTCTCAGACCTGCCCAGGTGGCGCGGCGCGGCGCCCGTGCAGCGCGCGCTCGCTGCGGGGGAGCAGACGCTGTCGGTGACGGCGTTTCGGCTCGTGGCCGCGCTGGATGCTGGCGATGTGCTCAGCCGCGACACCCACGACTTTGCGCCCGGCACCACCGCGGGCGCGGCGCTCACCACGCTGTCTGAATTTGGCACGGGCGCGCTGATGGCCGCGATCGACGCGATCGCCGCTGACCCCGCCGCGGGTGAACCCCAGGTGGGCGAGACCAGCTACGCGCACAAGCTGACGCGCGAGGATGGCAAACTCGACCTCACCACCCCCACCTCAGCGGTGCTCGCGCAGTGGGCTGGCATGACGCCCGAGCCCGGCGCGTACGCGCTGCACGAAGATGCGGCATTGAAACTGCACGAGCTGCGCCCCCTGGCGCAGCCGGCAGACACCGATGATGCAGCTGGTGCGGCGGTCGCGGTCGCTCCCGGCACCGTGACACTCGTGGGCGGCACCGTCGTGCTGCAGCTGTGTGACGGCACACTCGAACTGGTGCGGGTTCAGCCTGCAGGCAAGCCCGCCATGGCGGCGGCAGACTGGCTGCGTGGACGCGGCGGAAACACGGTGATCTCGTGA
- the trpB gene encoding tryptophan synthase subunit beta, whose protein sequence is MEQSDSHSDSSTDAGSLYRANAEGFFGEFGGAVLPPHLAGPMAEVAVAYAEASADPQFQEELQALLSKYVGRPSLLYFAENLTRQLGGARIYLKREDLNHTGAHKINHCLGEALLAKRMGKRKLIAETGAGQHGVALATAAALVGLECEIHMGAIDVAKQHPNVVRMELLGAKVVSVEEGGRSLKEAVDSAFGVYAAAPDEYFFAIGSVVGPHPFPTMVRDFQSVVGREARAQVLENEGRLPDLLIASVGGGSNAMGLFDAFLNDDSVRIMGVEPGGEGLEGDRHAATMTLGTPGALHGMLTKVLQNADGEPNAVHSIASGLDYPGVGPQHAHLESIGRAEYVSVSDAETLAAFQLLSRVEGIIPALESSHAIAQVIKVAPTLAPDAIIIANLSGRGDKDVDFVAELLRSQAPAA, encoded by the coding sequence ATGGAACAATCTGATTCACACTCTGACTCGTCCACCGACGCAGGCTCGCTGTATCGTGCCAACGCCGAGGGCTTCTTCGGCGAGTTTGGTGGCGCGGTGCTGCCGCCCCACCTCGCGGGGCCCATGGCCGAGGTGGCCGTGGCGTATGCCGAGGCATCAGCCGACCCCCAGTTCCAAGAGGAGCTACAGGCACTGCTGTCGAAGTATGTGGGGCGCCCGTCGCTGCTCTACTTTGCTGAAAACCTCACCCGCCAGCTGGGCGGCGCGCGCATCTACCTGAAGCGCGAAGACCTGAACCACACGGGCGCGCACAAGATCAATCACTGCCTGGGCGAGGCGCTGCTCGCAAAGCGCATGGGCAAGCGCAAGCTGATCGCTGAGACCGGAGCAGGTCAGCACGGCGTGGCTCTGGCGACCGCCGCCGCGCTCGTGGGGCTCGAGTGCGAGATTCACATGGGCGCCATCGATGTCGCGAAGCAGCACCCCAATGTGGTGCGCATGGAGCTCTTGGGCGCAAAGGTCGTGTCCGTCGAAGAGGGCGGGCGCTCACTCAAGGAGGCCGTCGATTCGGCATTCGGTGTCTATGCCGCAGCCCCCGACGAGTACTTCTTCGCCATTGGTTCAGTCGTTGGGCCCCACCCGTTCCCGACGATGGTGCGTGATTTCCAGTCAGTGGTGGGCCGCGAGGCGCGCGCCCAGGTGCTCGAGAATGAGGGGCGCCTGCCCGATCTGCTGATCGCGTCGGTGGGCGGCGGGTCGAACGCTATGGGCCTCTTCGATGCGTTCCTCAACGATGATTCGGTGCGCATCATGGGCGTGGAGCCCGGCGGCGAGGGCCTCGAGGGCGATCGCCACGCGGCGACAATGACGCTGGGCACCCCGGGCGCGCTGCACGGCATGCTGACCAAGGTGCTGCAGAACGCCGACGGCGAGCCGAATGCGGTGCACTCGATCGCTTCGGGCCTGGATTACCCCGGAGTGGGCCCGCAGCACGCGCACCTCGAGAGCATCGGCCGCGCCGAATACGTGTCGGTGTCTGACGCCGAAACGCTCGCTGCGTTCCAGCTGCTCTCGCGCGTCGAGGGCATCATTCCTGCGCTCGAGTCGTCGCACGCGATCGCGCAGGTCATCAAGGTGGCCCCGACGCTCGCGCCTGATGCGATCATCATCGCGAACCTGTCGGGTCGCGGCGATAAAGACGTCGATTTCGTGGCTGAGTTGTTGCGCAGCCAGGCCCCCGCGGCCTAA
- the metK gene encoding methionine adenosyltransferase has product MPLRQFTSESVTEGHPDKICDRISDSILDAMLEQDPGARVAVETLVTTGLVHVAGEVSTSGYVEIPQIVREAVRDIGYTSSEMGFDAASCGISVSIGQQSPDIAGGVDSSLEVRTSETEVDPLSAQGAGDQGIMFGYATDETPELHPLPSWIAHRLAERLTEVRKAGIVPELRPDGKTQVTIGYDGDRAASIEAVVVSTQHHASISQPALREVIEREVIRPVLGRVDLKSDHAEFFINPAGPFVVGGPMGDAGLTGRKIIIDTYGGSSRHGGGAFSGKDPSKVDRSAAYAMRWVAKHVVRAGLAKRAELQVAYAIGRAHPVGLYVETFGTETVPRERIEAAVREVFDLRPLAIIRDLALLRPIYAATSAYGHFGRELPDFTWEATPRVAELRAAAGV; this is encoded by the coding sequence GTGCCGCTGCGCCAGTTCACCTCAGAGTCCGTCACTGAAGGGCATCCTGACAAGATTTGCGATCGCATTTCTGATTCCATTCTTGACGCGATGCTCGAGCAAGACCCCGGCGCGCGCGTCGCTGTCGAGACGCTCGTCACCACCGGCCTCGTCCACGTGGCCGGCGAGGTATCGACGTCTGGCTACGTCGAGATCCCCCAGATCGTGCGCGAGGCCGTGCGCGATATCGGGTACACCAGCTCAGAGATGGGCTTTGACGCGGCATCATGCGGTATCTCGGTGTCGATCGGTCAGCAGTCGCCCGATATCGCGGGCGGCGTGGACTCCTCGCTCGAGGTGCGCACCTCTGAAACCGAGGTCGACCCGTTGAGCGCTCAGGGCGCTGGCGACCAGGGCATCATGTTTGGGTACGCGACCGACGAAACCCCCGAGCTACACCCGCTGCCCAGCTGGATCGCACACCGCCTCGCCGAGCGCCTCACCGAGGTGCGCAAGGCCGGCATCGTGCCCGAGCTGCGCCCCGACGGCAAGACGCAGGTCACCATCGGCTACGACGGCGACCGTGCCGCGAGCATCGAAGCGGTGGTCGTGTCGACCCAGCACCACGCCAGCATCTCGCAGCCCGCGCTGCGTGAAGTGATTGAGCGCGAGGTGATTCGCCCCGTACTGGGCCGCGTCGACTTGAAGAGCGATCACGCAGAGTTTTTCATCAACCCCGCTGGCCCCTTTGTGGTCGGTGGCCCCATGGGCGATGCCGGGTTGACCGGCCGCAAGATCATCATTGACACCTACGGTGGATCAAGCCGTCACGGTGGCGGCGCGTTCAGCGGCAAGGATCCGTCGAAGGTAGACCGCTCGGCCGCCTACGCCATGCGCTGGGTTGCAAAGCACGTCGTGCGTGCAGGGCTTGCGAAGCGCGCAGAACTGCAGGTCGCATACGCGATCGGCCGCGCCCACCCCGTGGGGCTCTACGTCGAAACCTTTGGCACCGAAACTGTGCCGCGCGAGCGCATCGAGGCCGCCGTGCGCGAGGTCTTCGACCTGCGCCCGCTCGCGATCATTCGCGACCTCGCACTGCTGCGCCCGATTTACGCCGCCACGAGTGCCTACGGTCACTTCGGTCGCGAACTGCCCGATTTCACCTGGGAAGCGACCCCGCGCGTAGCTGAGCTGCGCGCTGCTGCTGGCGTCTAA